From Argopecten irradians isolate NY chromosome 2, Ai_NY, whole genome shotgun sequence, the proteins below share one genomic window:
- the LOC138316363 gene encoding dynein heavy chain-like isoform X1, translated as MIVKYTPIGVISFYTLCPIIYTPIGVISFYTLCPIIYTPIGVISFYTLCPIIYTPIGVISFYTLCPIIYTPIGVISFYTLCPIIYTPIGVISFYTLCPIFYDPIGVISFHTLYPIIYTPIGVISFYTLCPIIYTPIGVISFYTLCPIFYDPIGVISFYTLCPIIYTPIGVISFYTLCPIIYTPIGVISFYTLYPIIYTPIGVISFYTLYPIIYTPIGVISFYTLCPIIYTPIGVISFYTLYPIIYTPIGVISFYTLCPIIYTPIGVISFYTLYPIIYTPIGVISFYTLRVTITFFISTSKLKALCATGFV; from the coding sequence ATGATAGTGAAGTATACTCCGATTGGAGTGATATCATTCTACACACTTTGTCCGATTATCTATACTCCGATTGGAGTGATATCATTCTACACACTTTGTCCGATTATCTATACTCCGATTGGAGTGATATCATTCTACACACTTTGTCCGATTATCTATACTCCGATTGGAGTGATATCATTCTACACACTTTGTCCGATTATCTATACTCCGATTGGAGTGATATCATTCTACACACTTTGTCCGATTATCTATACTCCGATTGGAGTGATATCATTCTACACACTTTGTCCGATTTTCTATGATCCGATTGGAGTGATATCATTCCACACACTTTATCCGATTATCTATACTCCGATTGGAGTGATATCATTCTACACACTTTGTCCGATTATCTATACTCCGATTGGAGTGATATCATTCTACACACTTTGTCCGATTTTCTATGATCCGATTGGAGTGATATCATTCTACACACTTTGTCCGATTATCTATACTCCGATTGGAGTGATATCATTCTACACACTTTGTCCGATTATCTATACTCCGATTGGAGTGATATCATTCTACACACTTTATCCGATTATCTATACTCCGATTGGAGTGATATCATTTTACACACTTTATCCGATTATCTATACTCCGATTGGAGTGATATCATTCTACACACTTTGTCCGATTATCTATACTCCGATTGGAGTGATATCATTCTACACACTTTATCCGATTATCTATACTCCGATTGGAGTGATATCATTCTACACACTTTGTCCGATTATCTATACTCCGATTGGAGTGATATCATTCTACACACTTTATCCGATTATCTATACTCCGATTGGAGTGATATCATTCTACACCctaagggttactatcactttctttatatccacctctaaactgaaggctctgtgtgcgacAGGTTTTGTATAA